The Geothrix sp. genome window below encodes:
- a CDS encoding methyltransferase domain-containing protein, whose translation MTTHPDDWNRLYEDEGRPGWDMNGATPLVAELLDLALPRGLRVGGEIVVPGCGYGHDAAELEARGFAVTGLDFAPLAIQGARQRYGDRVAWSLADWFTTHLGPWHAIFDHTCFVAMDPARRPAYVDACAAHLKPNGLWLAVLFHDVKGRPGPPHAITMEDMRRLAEVRFEVLHLAEAASSHPRRAGREFLLVARRRPE comes from the coding sequence ATGACCACCCACCCGGACGACTGGAACCGCCTCTACGAGGACGAGGGCCGTCCCGGCTGGGACATGAACGGGGCCACACCCCTGGTGGCAGAGCTGCTGGACCTGGCTCTCCCCCGGGGCCTGAGGGTGGGTGGAGAGATCGTGGTGCCCGGATGCGGCTACGGCCACGATGCGGCCGAGCTGGAGGCCCGCGGCTTCGCCGTCACGGGACTCGACTTCGCCCCCCTGGCCATCCAGGGCGCCAGGCAGCGCTACGGCGACCGCGTGGCCTGGTCCCTGGCGGACTGGTTCACGACCCATCTCGGCCCCTGGCACGCGATCTTCGACCACACCTGCTTCGTGGCCATGGATCCCGCGCGGCGGCCCGCCTATGTGGACGCCTGCGCGGCGCATCTCAAACCCAACGGCCTGTGGTTGGCTGTGCTCTTTCACGATGTGAAGGGCCGGCCGGGGCCGCCCCACGCCATCACCATGGAGGACATGCGGCGCCTCGCCGAAGTCCGCTTCGAGGTGCTGCACCTGGCGGAGGCCGCCTCCAGCCACCCGCGCCGGGCGGGCCGGGAGTTCTTGCTGGTGGCAAGACGCCGCCCGGAATGA
- a CDS encoding M14 family zinc carboxypeptidase yields MRSVPVLLLLALPGLAGSRPTPLQAPFPKDHRTLRQTVTYGEMLAFLERVAKPDFITVSEEGLSTQGRKLLLVRLNRGGAKARFRVLFYAQQHGDEVAGKDALLTLVRDLAERPHLLPEDVDLYLMPMLNPDGAEAHQRVNGAGADLNRDHLLLAQPETRALHRVARRVQPHLAVDGHEFGRDGESYAAKGWEAWPVITMDAANHPLIPSYLKTTGLAAVTSAAPLQAKAGHPYARYSVGGPPPDEEIRPSTPEVDDGRNGMGTLGALSFIIEAGVRHRAADPQADLGERVDGYRILYRHLLGDRAWRDRVRALSERARREPLPPFIATNVFWANLGGQTRSVPVREVATGRTVEVPTANAMTDLVVKGSVPTPRAYAIDPTAAAHFIPVLEAQGLRWETLAAPRRAPGERVRLLRLEAPYDDLYQRYKDRQIVQRQRPSELDLPVGTLIVPLDQDLARRAIQVLEPCLLYGLYGYPGFRDLAVPGADLPVSRLF; encoded by the coding sequence TTGCGTTCCGTTCCGGTCCTCCTGCTGCTGGCGCTGCCGGGGCTGGCCGGGTCCCGTCCAACGCCCCTTCAGGCGCCCTTCCCGAAAGACCATCGGACCCTGCGCCAGACGGTGACCTATGGAGAGATGCTGGCGTTTCTCGAACGCGTGGCCAAGCCGGACTTCATCACCGTCAGCGAGGAGGGCCTGAGCACCCAGGGCCGCAAGCTCCTGTTGGTCCGGCTCAACCGGGGCGGCGCCAAGGCCCGCTTCCGGGTGCTCTTCTACGCCCAGCAGCATGGGGACGAGGTGGCCGGCAAGGACGCCCTGCTCACCCTGGTGCGCGACCTGGCCGAGCGCCCCCACCTCCTCCCGGAGGATGTGGACCTCTACCTGATGCCCATGCTCAATCCCGACGGGGCCGAGGCCCACCAGCGGGTCAACGGGGCGGGGGCGGATCTGAACCGCGACCATCTCCTCCTGGCCCAGCCCGAGACCCGCGCCCTCCACCGGGTGGCCCGCCGCGTCCAGCCGCACCTCGCGGTGGACGGCCACGAGTTCGGACGGGACGGTGAAAGCTACGCCGCCAAGGGCTGGGAGGCCTGGCCCGTCATCACCATGGATGCGGCGAATCATCCCCTGATCCCGTCGTATCTCAAGACCACCGGGCTGGCGGCCGTGACCTCCGCTGCGCCCCTCCAGGCGAAGGCCGGACACCCCTACGCCCGCTACAGCGTGGGCGGGCCGCCTCCCGATGAGGAGATCCGGCCCTCCACGCCGGAAGTGGACGACGGCCGCAACGGCATGGGCACGCTGGGGGCCCTCTCCTTCATCATCGAAGCCGGCGTCCGCCACCGCGCCGCCGATCCCCAGGCCGACCTGGGCGAGCGGGTGGATGGCTACCGCATCCTCTACCGCCACCTGCTCGGCGACCGGGCCTGGCGCGACCGGGTTCGGGCGCTTTCAGAGCGGGCCCGCCGGGAGCCCCTGCCCCCCTTCATCGCCACCAATGTCTTCTGGGCCAACCTCGGCGGCCAGACCCGGTCCGTGCCGGTCCGGGAGGTGGCCACCGGCCGCACGGTCGAGGTGCCCACCGCCAACGCCATGACCGATCTCGTGGTGAAGGGCAGCGTGCCCACCCCCAGGGCCTACGCCATCGATCCCACGGCCGCCGCGCACTTCATCCCGGTGCTGGAGGCCCAGGGCCTGCGCTGGGAGACCCTGGCCGCGCCCCGCCGGGCGCCGGGGGAGCGGGTCCGCCTGCTCCGCCTCGAAGCGCCCTACGACGACCTGTACCAGCGCTACAAGGACCGCCAGATCGTCCAGCGCCAGCGTCCATCGGAGCTCGATCTCCCCGTGGGAACCCTCATCGTCCCCCTCGACCAGGACCTGGCCCGGCGGGCCATCCAAGTGCTCGAGCCCTGCCTGCTCTATGGCCTCTACGGCTACCCCGGCTTCCGCGACCTGGCGGTCCCCGGCGCCGACCTGCCCGTCTCACGCCTCTTCTGA
- a CDS encoding GIY-YIG nuclease family protein gives MSEAFDRKAALRAYKARRPRPGIYAVRHRETGRAWADASPNLDTTQNGLWLRLEQGRHLDRDLQAAWNRWGQAAFDYVILEALEEEMSPLVLKETLKAKRAEWIALLAAGEDPFTGDRPPRTSPC, from the coding sequence ATGAGCGAAGCCTTCGACCGGAAAGCGGCGCTCCGCGCCTACAAGGCCCGCAGGCCCCGGCCGGGCATCTACGCGGTGCGCCACCGGGAGACGGGCCGGGCCTGGGCCGATGCAAGCCCGAACCTCGACACCACCCAGAACGGCCTGTGGCTCCGGCTCGAGCAGGGGCGCCACCTGGACCGGGATCTGCAGGCTGCGTGGAACCGATGGGGCCAGGCCGCCTTCGACTATGTGATCCTCGAGGCCCTCGAGGAGGAGATGAGCCCTCTGGTGCTCAAGGAGACCCTCAAGGCCAAGCGGGCCGAATGGATCGCCCTTCTGGCCGCCGGCGAAGATCCTTTCACGGGAGATCGACCTCCGCGTACCAGCCCTTGCTGA
- a CDS encoding DUF2239 family protein — protein sequence MDDRLQTPCTAFEGPRRLASGPLGEVALAVKARLEAHPAAPVLLFDDETGKIVDLDLRGTAPEVLARLAPIPEGPRGRGRPKLGVEGREVTLLPRHWEWLNGQPGGASVTLRRLVEAARRTAGTGRRPAQDRAYRFMSALAGDEPGYEEALRALYAMDAAAFAIHTAPWPADVRDHARILAHSAFAGEP from the coding sequence ATGGACGATCGGCTCCAGACCCCCTGCACCGCCTTCGAAGGCCCCCGTCGCCTGGCCTCCGGCCCCCTGGGGGAGGTGGCCCTGGCAGTGAAGGCCCGCCTGGAGGCTCACCCAGCTGCCCCGGTGCTGCTCTTCGACGATGAGACCGGGAAGATCGTGGACCTGGACCTCCGCGGCACGGCTCCAGAGGTGCTGGCCCGGCTGGCGCCGATCCCCGAGGGGCCCCGTGGCCGGGGTCGGCCCAAGCTGGGCGTGGAGGGCCGGGAGGTCACCCTCCTCCCCCGCCACTGGGAATGGTTGAACGGCCAGCCCGGCGGGGCCTCGGTCACCCTGCGCCGCCTGGTGGAGGCCGCCCGCCGGACCGCCGGGACGGGCCGCCGTCCGGCCCAAGACCGCGCCTACCGCTTCATGTCCGCCCTGGCGGGGGACGAGCCCGGTTATGAAGAGGCCCTGCGCGCGCTCTACGCCATGGACGCGGCGGCCTTCGCGATCCACACGGCCCCTTGGCCGGCGGATGTGCGGGACCACGCCCGGATTCTGGCCCATTCGGCCTTCGCGGGAGAACCCTGA
- a CDS encoding Na+/H+ antiporter NhaC family protein translates to MPHTLVIVGALIVLVLILSWIVPSGEFQRIEKVLPDGGRLKVPVDGTFQRLPKTYLGLQTLFLAPIKGFLDGAGLISFLLIIGGSFAIFQETGAVEQGIKRLMVHVRRHPVLEMFFIPVLMTVFSLAGAVFGMAEELIPFIVIFIALSRALGYDSIVGTAIPFLGAAAGFACAFFNPFTVGVAQGIAGVPIYSGLAYRVGAWVVATGVVIAYVMVYAAKIKRNPELSPVRDIDLARVSTAPAGSSGEAWNTTHILALLTFLGALILLVWGVLKYQWYLEAIAALFLGMGILIGLISRMGPSAIAKHFVAGAKDMVGVVFIVACARALLVIANDARIMDTLLLYGSTAIRVLPAALTAQVMFLVQCVINFFIHSGTSQAALTMPVLAPLSDLVGITRQTCVYSFALSELINPILPTSAVTMGVLGAAKIPWERWARWFLPLMLILVVLAFLLLVPPTLLFHWGPV, encoded by the coding sequence ATGCCCCACACCCTCGTGATCGTGGGGGCCCTCATCGTGCTGGTGCTGATCCTCTCCTGGATCGTGCCCTCGGGTGAATTCCAGCGCATCGAGAAGGTGCTGCCGGACGGCGGCCGCCTGAAGGTGCCCGTGGATGGCACCTTCCAGCGGCTCCCCAAGACCTACCTGGGCCTGCAGACCCTCTTCCTCGCCCCCATCAAGGGCTTCCTGGACGGCGCGGGCCTGATCTCCTTCCTGCTCATCATCGGGGGCAGCTTCGCCATCTTCCAGGAGACCGGCGCCGTGGAGCAGGGCATCAAGCGGCTCATGGTCCATGTGCGGCGCCACCCGGTGCTCGAGATGTTCTTCATCCCGGTGCTGATGACCGTGTTCTCGCTGGCCGGGGCCGTGTTCGGCATGGCCGAGGAGCTGATCCCCTTCATCGTCATCTTCATCGCCCTCTCCCGCGCGCTGGGCTACGACTCCATCGTCGGCACCGCCATCCCCTTCCTGGGGGCCGCGGCGGGCTTCGCCTGTGCCTTCTTCAACCCCTTCACCGTGGGGGTGGCCCAGGGCATTGCCGGGGTTCCCATCTACTCGGGCCTGGCCTACCGGGTGGGAGCCTGGGTGGTGGCGACCGGCGTGGTCATCGCCTATGTGATGGTCTACGCCGCGAAGATCAAGCGGAACCCGGAGCTGAGCCCGGTGCGCGACATCGACCTGGCCCGCGTCTCCACGGCCCCCGCAGGGAGTAGTGGGGAGGCCTGGAACACCACCCACATCCTCGCGCTCCTCACCTTCCTCGGCGCCCTGATCCTGCTGGTCTGGGGCGTCTTGAAATACCAGTGGTACCTGGAGGCCATCGCGGCCCTGTTCCTGGGCATGGGCATCCTCATCGGGCTCATCAGCCGCATGGGGCCCAGCGCCATCGCGAAGCACTTCGTGGCCGGAGCCAAGGACATGGTGGGCGTGGTGTTCATCGTGGCCTGCGCCCGGGCCCTGCTCGTCATCGCCAACGATGCGCGGATCATGGACACCCTGCTGCTCTACGGCTCCACCGCCATCCGCGTGCTGCCCGCCGCCCTGACCGCCCAGGTGATGTTCCTGGTGCAGTGCGTCATCAATTTCTTCATCCATTCCGGTACTTCGCAGGCCGCCCTCACCATGCCCGTGCTGGCCCCCCTGTCGGATCTCGTGGGCATCACGCGCCAGACCTGCGTGTACAGCTTCGCCCTGTCCGAGCTCATCAACCCGATTCTGCCCACCAGCGCCGTGACCATGGGCGTGCTGGGCGCCGCGAAGATCCCCTGGGAGCGGTGGGCCCGCTGGTTCCTGCCCCTCATGCTCATCCTGGTGGTGCTCGCCTTCCTGCTGCTGGTGCCGCCCACCCTGCTGTTCCACTGGGGCCCCGTGTGA
- the iadA gene encoding beta-aspartyl-peptidase yields MLLLIKNADVYAPEPGGRCDLLIGGGKILLMEPDIRIPKKHCEVVDARNFKAVPGFIDGHVHIMGGGGEGGFATRTPDLPLTDAIFGGVTTVVGCLGTDGYTRNMAGLLAKAKGLEEEGLSTFVYSGSYGLPLRTLMPSLEEDLLFIDKVIGAGEVALSDHRSSQPTFEAFAQVVAMARRGGMLSGKAGIVNVHLGDGARGLDFLRRVVAETELAATQMWPTHINRNPRLFEEGIAYAKGGGFVDFTTSTLPSYLEDGEIPCAKALRRMLEAGVDPGQITFTSDGQGSLPDWDPSGRLQEISVGRVTSLFPAVRQAVLEEGIALETALRMVTANPARILKLRTKGRLAVGMDADLVLLDPRDLEIRTVVAKGRLLMKGGRLLAKGMFQ; encoded by the coding sequence ATGCTGCTCCTGATCAAGAATGCCGATGTCTACGCCCCGGAGCCCGGAGGGCGCTGCGACCTGCTCATCGGAGGCGGGAAGATCCTGCTCATGGAGCCGGACATCCGCATCCCCAAAAAGCACTGCGAGGTGGTGGACGCCCGGAACTTCAAGGCGGTGCCGGGCTTCATCGACGGCCATGTGCACATCATGGGCGGCGGCGGCGAAGGGGGGTTCGCCACCCGGACGCCGGACCTGCCCCTCACCGACGCCATCTTCGGCGGCGTCACCACCGTGGTGGGCTGTCTGGGCACGGACGGCTACACGCGGAACATGGCGGGCCTGCTGGCCAAAGCCAAGGGGCTGGAAGAGGAGGGCCTCAGCACCTTCGTCTATTCGGGATCCTACGGCCTGCCCCTGCGCACCCTCATGCCCTCCCTCGAGGAGGATCTCCTCTTCATCGACAAGGTCATCGGCGCCGGCGAGGTGGCCCTCTCCGACCACCGCTCCAGCCAGCCCACCTTCGAGGCCTTCGCGCAGGTGGTGGCCATGGCGCGGCGGGGCGGCATGCTGTCCGGCAAGGCGGGCATCGTCAATGTCCACCTGGGCGATGGAGCCCGGGGTCTCGACTTCCTGCGGCGCGTCGTCGCCGAGACCGAGCTGGCTGCCACCCAGATGTGGCCCACCCACATCAACCGCAACCCCCGCCTCTTCGAGGAGGGCATCGCCTACGCCAAGGGCGGCGGGTTCGTGGACTTCACCACCTCCACCCTGCCCTCGTACCTCGAGGATGGCGAGATCCCCTGCGCCAAGGCCCTGCGCCGCATGCTGGAGGCCGGCGTGGATCCCGGCCAGATCACCTTCACCTCTGACGGCCAGGGCAGCCTGCCGGACTGGGACCCCAGCGGTCGCCTGCAGGAGATCTCCGTGGGCCGGGTCACCTCCCTGTTCCCCGCCGTGCGGCAGGCCGTGCTGGAGGAGGGCATCGCCCTCGAGACCGCCCTCCGCATGGTCACCGCCAATCCGGCCCGCATCCTCAAGCTCCGGACCAAGGGGAGGCTCGCGGTCGGCATGGATGCCGACCTGGTCCTCCTCGACCCCAGGGACCTGGAGATCCGCACGGTGGTGGCCAAGGGCCGGCTCCTCATGAAGGGCGGGCGCCTCCTGGCCAAGGGGATGTTCCAGTGA
- a CDS encoding M20/M25/M40 family metallo-hydrolase: MRRSLALLALLGSALLAQGPEGDFVRVRRPEPLPPALQVAVDGLDAARLTRHMAFLTDPRREGRGLGTRGLEATARYLAGQLKAAGIPPAGASYLQAVPLREVRPEPGAVQMVLGSRTLIFRTGKTAVLPPTEPGTLTGPLVFAGYGIQEPALGHDDFQGLEVRGKVVVFRAGCPPGAAWQKPELTAKYASERPADRYDSRLALLEKLGARAAIALEEDLERRLAEGQEPARPYFLTEPCAPAPGEPPLARVALTAELRALLAPGLEGTATLLTRGRVRTFRSFNVLGKLAGSDPALRPEAIVAGAHMDHLGLQDGRLHPGADDNASGVAALLELARSIAAQPVRPRRTLLFAFWTGEEEGKFGSGHYTRHPVWPLARTKAYLNLDMIAHPWAPAELDALAAGSGLKDPKAFFEGLDPAHFAEPGPSSAHGDLGPVLAQAGRGTGMSLHLDWTDGRSGGSDYRDFARLGMPFVRFFGSYFPGYHQPGDTLDRLDPGQVKRMARLVLATAWLLADR, translated from the coding sequence GTGAGGCGTTCCCTCGCCCTTCTCGCCCTGCTGGGGAGCGCCCTCCTCGCCCAGGGCCCGGAGGGGGACTTCGTCCGCGTCCGCCGCCCCGAGCCCCTGCCCCCCGCCCTTCAGGTCGCGGTGGATGGTCTGGACGCGGCCCGCCTCACCCGCCACATGGCCTTCCTCACGGATCCCCGGCGGGAGGGCCGCGGCCTCGGCACCCGGGGCCTGGAGGCCACCGCCCGCTACCTTGCGGGCCAGCTGAAGGCAGCGGGCATCCCCCCCGCGGGGGCCTCCTACCTCCAGGCCGTGCCCCTCCGCGAGGTGCGGCCGGAACCCGGCGCTGTGCAGATGGTCCTCGGTTCCCGGACCTTGATCTTCCGCACTGGCAAGACGGCCGTACTGCCGCCCACGGAGCCCGGTACGCTCACAGGCCCCCTGGTCTTCGCCGGCTACGGCATCCAGGAACCCGCCCTGGGCCATGACGACTTCCAGGGCCTCGAGGTGCGGGGCAAGGTGGTGGTCTTCCGGGCCGGCTGCCCGCCCGGCGCGGCCTGGCAGAAGCCGGAGCTTACGGCGAAGTACGCCTCCGAGCGGCCGGCGGATCGCTACGACAGTCGGCTGGCCCTGCTGGAGAAGCTCGGCGCCCGGGCCGCCATCGCCTTGGAAGAAGATCTGGAGCGCCGCCTGGCCGAAGGCCAAGAACCTGCTCGACCCTACTTCCTCACGGAGCCATGTGCCCCGGCCCCCGGCGAGCCGCCCCTGGCCCGCGTGGCGCTGACGGCGGAGCTCCGCGCCCTCCTCGCTCCCGGGCTCGAAGGTACAGCCACCCTCCTTACGCGCGGCCGGGTCCGGACCTTCCGGTCTTTCAATGTGCTCGGGAAGCTCGCCGGATCGGATCCAGCCCTGCGCCCGGAGGCCATCGTCGCGGGGGCCCACATGGACCACCTCGGCCTGCAGGACGGCCGGCTGCACCCCGGCGCGGACGACAATGCCTCGGGTGTGGCGGCCCTGCTGGAGCTGGCCCGGTCCATCGCCGCGCAGCCGGTGAGACCCCGGCGCACCCTCCTGTTCGCCTTCTGGACCGGCGAGGAGGAAGGCAAGTTCGGGTCGGGCCACTACACCCGCCACCCCGTGTGGCCGCTGGCCAGGACGAAGGCCTACCTGAACCTGGACATGATCGCCCACCCCTGGGCGCCGGCAGAGCTCGACGCCTTGGCGGCCGGATCGGGACTGAAGGATCCCAAGGCCTTCTTCGAGGGGCTGGATCCCGCCCACTTCGCGGAGCCCGGCCCCTCCTCGGCGCACGGCGACCTGGGCCCGGTGCTCGCCCAAGCCGGCCGCGGCACGGGTATGTCCCTGCACCTGGACTGGACGGACGGCCGCAGCGGCGGCAGCGACTACCGCGACTTCGCCCGGCTCGGCATGCCTTTCGTCCGCTTCTTCGGCAGCTATTTCCCCGGCTACCACCAGCCCGGCGACACCCTGGACCGACTGGACCCCGGACAGGTGAAGCGCATGGCGCGACTGGTGCTCGCCACCGCCTGGCTGCTGGCGGATCGATAA
- a CDS encoding ABC transporter substrate-binding protein gives MRAKALLSLLCLSSVALTAQDVVRLGNLKFAHYGAVSYMKELAPKYRLKVEERMFAKGIDINPAIVAGEIDASAAALDAAIAGRAAGVPIVVVAGFARGGARIVVGANSGIRSLKDLKGKKVGVARGGAQELLLLAELAKAGLTWSDKPGKDVLVLYLPFADLNQALMAKNIDAMCQSEPYSSQAINRKFGVELLKPYDTPLGEPIRALVITEKLYKERRDVAQRFLLCFVEATKKFIDEPKAAEKFVREVMFKNQISSEDYQDAIGNSPFSYDITVSHVQVTTDLMAKYGVGKMANPPKAGDWVKLDLLAEAKKQLKVK, from the coding sequence ATGCGTGCGAAAGCCCTCCTTTCCCTGCTATGCCTCTCTTCCGTGGCGCTGACGGCCCAGGATGTCGTCCGCCTCGGCAACCTGAAGTTCGCCCACTACGGCGCCGTGTCCTACATGAAGGAACTGGCCCCGAAGTACCGCCTGAAGGTCGAGGAGCGGATGTTCGCCAAGGGCATCGACATCAACCCCGCCATTGTGGCGGGTGAGATCGACGCCAGCGCCGCGGCCCTCGACGCGGCCATCGCAGGCCGGGCCGCCGGCGTGCCCATCGTCGTGGTCGCGGGTTTCGCCAGGGGTGGCGCCCGCATCGTGGTCGGGGCGAACTCCGGCATCCGCTCGCTGAAGGACCTCAAGGGCAAGAAGGTGGGCGTGGCCCGGGGCGGAGCCCAGGAGCTGCTGCTGCTGGCGGAGCTGGCCAAGGCCGGTCTCACCTGGTCGGACAAGCCGGGCAAGGATGTGCTGGTGCTCTACCTCCCCTTCGCGGACCTGAACCAGGCCCTCATGGCCAAGAACATCGACGCCATGTGCCAGAGCGAGCCCTACAGCTCCCAGGCCATCAACCGGAAGTTCGGCGTGGAGCTGCTGAAGCCCTACGACACGCCCCTGGGCGAGCCCATCCGGGCCCTGGTCATCACCGAGAAGCTCTATAAAGAGCGTCGCGATGTGGCCCAGCGCTTCCTGCTCTGCTTCGTGGAAGCCACCAAGAAATTCATCGATGAACCCAAGGCCGCGGAGAAGTTCGTCCGCGAAGTGATGTTCAAGAACCAGATCTCGTCCGAGGACTACCAGGACGCCATCGGCAACTCCCCCTTCAGCTACGACATCACCGTCTCGCATGTGCAGGTCACCACGGACCTCATGGCCAAGTACGGCGTGGGCAAGATGGCGAATCCACCCAAGGCCGGCGACTGGGTGAAGCTCGACCTCCTGGCCGAGGCGAAGAAGCAGCTGAAGG
- a CDS encoding cyanophycinase, with protein MNRLLLALALAFDLSGSILAAGGPATAPPAPAPKGTLVIVGGGGMPQVILEAFLKASGGKGGVVGIVPTSTSDPDGALREWKADLEQAGLTMVPLDIRTREDASDPALLDRARRCTGFWFSGGDQNLVGDKIVGTPFQQLVLARYAAGAGVGGTSAGAAIMSKVMLTGEDRNGKEALTEFGPGAYRTREGMGFLPERVVVDQHFLRRGRENRLFSLIMERRDHLGLGIDEATALVVKAGKAVVLGERAVMVFDPSDMTADGSSFWDLRIHLLRPGQAIDLATRKVYQR; from the coding sequence ATGAACCGACTTCTTCTCGCCCTCGCCCTCGCCTTCGACCTGTCCGGCTCGATCCTGGCGGCCGGGGGCCCGGCCACGGCTCCCCCGGCCCCAGCTCCCAAGGGCACCCTCGTCATCGTCGGCGGCGGCGGCATGCCCCAGGTGATCCTCGAGGCCTTCCTGAAGGCCTCCGGGGGAAAGGGCGGGGTGGTGGGCATCGTGCCCACCTCCACCAGCGATCCCGATGGCGCCCTCCGGGAGTGGAAGGCCGACCTGGAGCAGGCGGGGCTCACCATGGTCCCCCTCGACATCCGCACGCGGGAGGATGCCTCGGATCCGGCCCTCCTGGACCGCGCCCGGCGCTGCACCGGCTTCTGGTTCTCGGGGGGTGACCAGAACCTCGTGGGCGACAAGATCGTGGGCACTCCCTTCCAGCAGCTCGTGCTCGCCCGCTATGCGGCCGGGGCCGGCGTGGGCGGCACCAGCGCCGGCGCCGCCATCATGTCGAAGGTGATGCTCACGGGCGAGGACCGGAACGGCAAGGAGGCCCTCACGGAATTCGGCCCCGGGGCTTACCGCACCCGGGAAGGCATGGGATTCCTGCCGGAACGGGTGGTCGTGGATCAGCACTTCCTGCGCCGGGGCCGGGAGAACCGCCTCTTCAGCCTCATCATGGAGCGCCGCGACCACCTCGGCCTCGGCATCGACGAGGCCACGGCCCTGGTGGTGAAGGCCGGAAAGGCCGTGGTCCTGGGCGAGCGGGCCGTGATGGTCTTCGACCCTTCGGACATGACCGCCGACGGATCCTCCTTCTGGGACCTCCGCATCCACCTCCTCCGCCCGGGACAGGCCATCGACCTGGCCACGCGCAAGGTCTACCAGCGATGA
- a CDS encoding CapA family protein, producing MARTGISHRNRPLAAALLAFAASAGLAQTAPPPAAVKDDPRSVYQRRIQPREPVERIDWPGRIGELLKEEPGDLVITAVGDMIFNQPISHLGDPDRAGLFRLMQEADLAYGNMEFSLNDRPDLQRPFYNFRAGRDFRWELARTGINLVSMANNHALDFGPEGLRECLQALDHANITHAGAGTTLAEARAPGRTEVAGHKTSVALLSYMRYWTAKYRTKDPHGPSLATIDPAVILVAKDGKVEKAEGPLESDVKAMEDDVLLAKRRSDLLLVSLHNHDVTHHRAHGIQDRTPPNDEIMFRRAIEAGADLVIGTGPHVLRGIEIHKGRPIFYSLGDFIYQYRTPDRIPVDLIHQRDIEMPRPANTSVWDRRDSREVMETVMVRMTLNQGKLKRIQLLPITIDDEGPLYGVPKLAGTKRGGEIIALMQRLSEPYGTKIVSKGWYAEVDLP from the coding sequence ATGGCCAGGACGGGCATCTCCCATCGGAACCGGCCCTTGGCCGCCGCGCTGCTGGCGTTTGCCGCCAGTGCGGGCCTGGCGCAGACGGCGCCGCCCCCGGCGGCGGTCAAGGACGATCCCCGCTCCGTGTACCAGCGCCGCATCCAGCCGAGGGAACCCGTCGAGCGGATCGACTGGCCGGGGCGGATCGGAGAGCTCCTGAAGGAGGAGCCGGGGGACCTGGTCATCACGGCGGTGGGCGACATGATCTTCAACCAGCCCATCAGCCACCTCGGTGATCCCGATCGCGCGGGCCTCTTCCGCCTCATGCAGGAGGCCGACCTCGCCTACGGGAACATGGAGTTCTCGCTCAACGACCGGCCGGACCTCCAGCGCCCCTTCTACAACTTCCGGGCGGGGCGGGACTTCCGCTGGGAGCTGGCGCGCACGGGCATCAACCTCGTGAGCATGGCCAACAACCACGCGCTGGATTTTGGCCCGGAAGGGTTGAGAGAGTGTCTGCAGGCCCTGGATCACGCCAACATCACGCACGCCGGCGCGGGCACGACCCTGGCGGAGGCCCGCGCGCCGGGCCGGACGGAAGTGGCCGGGCACAAGACTTCCGTTGCCCTGCTTTCCTACATGCGGTACTGGACCGCCAAGTACCGGACCAAGGACCCCCATGGTCCCTCCCTGGCGACCATTGATCCGGCCGTGATCCTGGTGGCGAAGGACGGCAAGGTGGAGAAGGCGGAAGGCCCGCTGGAATCGGATGTGAAGGCCATGGAGGACGATGTGCTCCTGGCCAAGCGCCGGTCGGACCTCCTGCTGGTGTCCCTCCACAACCACGATGTGACCCACCACCGCGCCCACGGCATCCAGGACCGGACGCCGCCCAACGACGAGATCATGTTCCGCCGCGCCATCGAGGCCGGGGCGGACCTCGTGATCGGCACGGGCCCCCATGTGCTCCGGGGCATCGAGATCCACAAGGGGAGGCCGATCTTCTACAGCCTCGGCGACTTCATCTACCAGTACCGCACCCCGGACCGCATCCCCGTGGACCTCATCCACCAGCGCGACATCGAGATGCCCCGGCCGGCGAATACCTCCGTGTGGGACCGGCGCGACTCCCGCGAGGTCATGGAGACGGTGATGGTCCGCATGACCCTGAACCAGGGGAAGCTGAAGCGGATCCAGCTCCTGCCCATCACCATCGACGACGAGGGCCCCCTCTACGGCGTGCCGAAGCTGGCGGGCACCAAGCGGGGCGGCGAGATCATCGCCCTGATGCAGAGGCTGTCCGAACCCTACGGGACGAAAATCGTCAGCAAGGGCTGGTACGCGGAGGTCGATCTCCCGTGA